In Oenanthe melanoleuca isolate GR-GAL-2019-014 chromosome 10, OMel1.0, whole genome shotgun sequence, a single window of DNA contains:
- the IDH3A gene encoding isocitrate dehydrogenase [NAD] subunit alpha, mitochondrial, whose protein sequence is MAATAWMPTVSRLLGAFKSQKKVTRSFGNAVQTVTLIPGDGIGPEISAAVMKIFDAAKAPIQWEERNVSAIQGPGGKWMIPPEAKESMDKNKMGLKGPLKTPIAAGHPSMNLLLRKTFDLYANVRPCVSIEGYKTPYTDVNIVTIRENTEGEYSGIEHVIVDGVVQSIKLITEEASKRIAEFAFEYARNNQRSHVTAVHKANIMRMSDGLFLRKCREAAENCKDIKFNEMYLDTVCLNMVQDPSQFDVLVMPNLYGDILSDLCAGLIGGLGVTPSGNIGANGVAIFESVHGTAPDIAGKDMANPTALLLSAVMMLRHMGMHKHASKIESACFDTIKDGKVLTKDLGGNAKCSEFTEEICRRVRDKD, encoded by the exons GTTTCTCGGTTGCTAGGTGCTttcaaaagccaaaaaaaggTGACCAGAAGTTTTGGTAATGCT GTACAAACAGTAACTTTAATCCCAGGAGATGGCATTGGACCCgagatttctgctgctgttatGAAGATCTTTGATGCTGCCAAA GCACCTATTCAGTGGGAAGAGAGGAATGTTTCGGCTATCCAAGGACCAGGAGGGAAGTGGATGATACCCCCAGAAGCCAAAGAATCCATGGATAAAAACAAAATGGGATTAAAAG GGCCCCTGAAGACCCCGATTGCTGCAGGGCACCCGTCCATGAATCTGCTGCTGCGTAAAACCTTTGACCTGTATGCCAATGTGCGTCCGTGCGTGTCCATTGAGGGCTACAAGACTCCCTACACGGACGTGAACATCGTCACCATCCGTGAGAACACCGAGGGCGAGTACAGCGGCATTGAGCACGTG ATTGTTGATGGGGTTGTGCAGAGCATCAAGCTGATCACAGAGGAAGCCAGCAAGCGCATTGCAGAGTTTGCTTTTGAATATGCCAGAAACAATCAGAGAAGCCACGTGACTGCAGTGCACAAGGCAAATATTAT GAGAATGTCTGATGGACTTTTCTTGAGAAaatgcagggaggcagcagaaaaCTGTAAAGATATTAAATTCAATGAAATGTACCTGGATACTGTATGTCTGAAT ATGGTTCAAGATCCATCTCAATTTGATGTGCTTGTTATGCCAAACTTGTACGGTGACATCCTCAG tgacttGTGTGCTGGACTCATCGGGGGTCTTGGAGTAACACCCAGTGGAAACATTGGTGCCAATGGCGTGGCCATTTTTGAATCC GTTCATGGAACAGCACCAGACATTGCAGGAAAAGACATGGCCAATCCCACTGCCCTCCTGCTGAGTGCTGTGATGATGCTGCGCCACATGGGAATGCACAAACACGCCTCCAAGATTGAGTCAGCCTGCTTCGATACCATTAAAGATGGAAAG gtCTTGACAAAGGACTTGGGAGGCAATGCCAAGTGCTCGGAATTCACAGAGGAGATCTGCCGCCGAGTACGGGACAAAGACTaa